The Streptomonospora litoralis genome window below encodes:
- a CDS encoding response regulator transcription factor: MTRAGSVLIADDDRAIRDSLERALRLEGYRVRTAADGVEALAEVHGEPVDLLVLDVMMPGVDGLGVCRVLRKEGDRTPILMLTARVETSDRVAGLDAGADDYLPKPFELEELLARLRALLRRASPAAEEGAVEPLQVGDLRMDPGSRRVWRGGQEVELSKTEFDLLELLVRNAGIVLDHPTIYDRIWGYDFGPESKNLAVYISYLRRKLEPEGASTLIHTVRGVGYTVRPQETG; the protein is encoded by the coding sequence ATGACCCGAGCCGGCAGTGTCCTGATCGCCGACGACGACCGCGCCATCCGCGATTCGCTGGAGCGGGCCCTGCGCTTGGAGGGCTACCGGGTGCGCACCGCGGCCGACGGCGTCGAGGCGCTGGCCGAGGTGCACGGGGAGCCGGTCGACCTGCTGGTCCTGGACGTGATGATGCCCGGTGTCGACGGCCTGGGCGTGTGCCGCGTGCTGCGCAAGGAGGGCGACCGCACGCCCATCCTGATGCTGACCGCACGGGTGGAGACCTCCGACCGCGTGGCCGGACTCGACGCCGGCGCCGACGACTACCTGCCCAAACCCTTCGAGCTGGAGGAGTTGCTGGCGCGGCTGCGCGCGCTGCTGCGCCGGGCGAGCCCCGCCGCCGAAGAGGGCGCCGTCGAGCCGCTGCAGGTCGGGGACCTGCGGATGGACCCTGGCTCGCGCCGGGTGTGGCGGGGCGGCCAAGAGGTCGAACTGTCCAAGACCGAGTTCGACCTGCTCGAACTGCTGGTGCGCAACGCCGGCATCGTGCTGGACCACCCGACGATCTACGACCGCATCTGGGGTTACGACTTCGGGCCGGAGTCCAAGAACCTCGCCGTCTACATCAGCTACCTGCGCCGCAAGCTGGAACCGGAGGGCGCGTCGACGCTGATCCACACCGTGCGGGGCGTGGGCTACACCGTGCGTCCCCAGGAGACGGGGTGA
- a CDS encoding bifunctional helix-turn-helix transcriptional regulator/GNAT family N-acetyltransferase has translation MSTPEPEAAGVPNEDVAAIRAFNRFFTRRVGVLKPGLFDSPWSLTEARIMYELRHRARAEALDLRRELDMDAGQLSRVLTRLQRNGLVSRSPSPEDGRRQVVELTDAGLRAAKTLDERAREQVVGLVSHLSTDDRRRLIDAMATVRRLFDAPGTPDAAPGAGDGGESRDGERARPAPPPSAAHPAGASLRAPRPGDLGWIVARHGELYAHEYGWDSSFEAWVARLVAEHGRFGDTAAQHLWIAEADGERAGCISCVREDERTARLRLFLVEPGARGRGVGSLLVRRCVEFARAADYRRMVLSTYSVLAAARRIYEGAGFRLAEEHVEHVFGRNLAAQVWEREL, from the coding sequence ATGAGCACGCCCGAACCCGAAGCCGCCGGCGTCCCGAACGAGGACGTCGCCGCGATCCGCGCGTTCAACCGCTTCTTCACCCGCCGCGTCGGAGTACTCAAGCCCGGCCTGTTCGACTCCCCGTGGTCGCTGACCGAGGCCCGCATCATGTACGAACTGCGGCACCGCGCCCGCGCCGAGGCCCTGGATCTGCGCCGCGAGCTCGACATGGACGCCGGGCAGCTCAGCCGCGTGCTGACCCGGCTGCAGCGCAACGGCCTGGTTTCGCGTTCGCCCTCGCCCGAGGACGGCCGCAGGCAGGTCGTGGAGCTGACCGACGCGGGGCTGCGCGCGGCGAAGACGCTGGACGAACGCGCCCGGGAGCAGGTCGTCGGCCTGGTGTCGCACCTGTCCACCGACGACCGGCGCCGGCTGATCGACGCGATGGCCACAGTGCGCCGCCTCTTCGACGCGCCCGGCACCCCCGACGCCGCCCCCGGTGCCGGGGACGGCGGAGAGAGCAGGGACGGCGAGCGTGCCCGACCGGCGCCGCCGCCCTCTGCTGCGCACCCCGCCGGGGCGTCGCTGCGCGCGCCGCGACCCGGCGACCTGGGCTGGATCGTGGCCCGCCACGGCGAACTCTACGCTCACGAGTACGGCTGGGACTCCTCCTTCGAAGCGTGGGTGGCGCGCCTCGTCGCCGAGCACGGCCGGTTCGGCGACACCGCCGCGCAGCACCTGTGGATCGCCGAGGCGGACGGCGAACGCGCCGGGTGCATCTCCTGCGTCCGCGAGGACGAACGGACCGCGCGGCTGCGGCTGTTCCTGGTGGAGCCCGGCGCGCGGGGCCGCGGCGTCGGCTCGCTGCTGGTGCGGCGCTGCGTGGAGTTCGCGCGCGCAGCGGACTACCGGCGCATGGTGCTGTCCACCTACTCGGTGCTGGCGGCCGCCCGGCGCATCTACGAGGGTGCCGGTTTCCGCCTGGCCGAGGAGCACGTGGAGCACGTCTTCGGGCGGAACCTCGCGGCCCAGGTGTGGGAGCGCGAGCTGTGA
- a CDS encoding HpcH/HpaI aldolase/citrate lyase family protein: MSAVASRSRRSVLAVPASNPRFVEKARGLEVDAFFLDLEDAVAPGEKAAARAGAVDALNAGGWGAKVRTVRVNDLQTPWTYRDVIEVVEGAGAELDCLVLPKVTGPDHVRWLDTLLTQIEAANGLAPGRIGIEAQIEDAGGLARVDEIAAASPRLETLVYGPADFMASLNMRTLVVGEQPPGYDVGDAYHYVYMRILVAARANGLQAIDGPYLQVRDVEAFRRSAGRTAALGFDGKWVLHPLQVDAANEVYAPSQEDYDHAERILDAYEHATTVERRGAVMLGEEMLDEASRKMALVVAGKGRAAGMRRAPEGPEGGGT; this comes from the coding sequence ATGAGTGCGGTGGCATCGCGGTCGCGCCGCTCGGTACTGGCGGTACCGGCGTCCAACCCCCGGTTCGTCGAGAAGGCGCGCGGCCTGGAGGTCGATGCCTTCTTCCTCGATCTGGAGGACGCGGTGGCCCCGGGGGAGAAGGCCGCGGCACGCGCCGGCGCCGTCGACGCGCTCAACGCGGGCGGGTGGGGCGCGAAGGTGCGCACGGTGCGGGTGAACGACCTGCAGACGCCGTGGACCTACCGCGACGTCATCGAGGTGGTCGAGGGCGCCGGGGCCGAACTGGACTGCCTGGTGCTGCCCAAGGTGACCGGACCGGACCACGTTCGGTGGCTGGACACCCTGCTCACCCAGATCGAGGCGGCCAACGGGCTCGCCCCGGGCCGGATCGGCATCGAGGCCCAGATCGAGGACGCCGGCGGACTGGCCCGGGTGGACGAGATCGCTGCGGCGTCACCGCGGCTGGAGACCCTGGTCTACGGTCCCGCCGACTTCATGGCCTCGCTGAACATGCGGACGCTGGTGGTCGGCGAGCAGCCGCCCGGCTACGACGTGGGCGATGCCTACCACTACGTCTACATGCGCATCCTGGTGGCCGCGCGCGCCAACGGCCTGCAGGCGATCGACGGCCCCTACCTGCAGGTCCGCGATGTCGAGGCGTTCCGCCGCTCCGCCGGGCGCACGGCCGCGCTCGGCTTCGACGGCAAGTGGGTGCTGCACCCGCTGCAGGTGGATGCCGCCAACGAGGTCTATGCGCCCAGCCAGGAGGACTACGACCACGCCGAGCGGATCCTGGACGCCTACGAGCACGCCACGACGGTGGAGCGGCGCGGTGCCGTGATGCTCGGCGAGGAGATGCTCGACGAGGCGTCGCGCAAGATGGCGCTGGTGGTGGCGGGCAAGGGCCGCGCCGCCGGCATGCGCCGCGCTCCCGAAGGACCCGAGGGCGGCGGGACCTGA